In Cottoperca gobio chromosome 19, fCotGob3.1, whole genome shotgun sequence, the genomic window taataataatacatattatttatagagcgcttttaaaagacACTCAAAGATGCTATACATGCATGGCTGGATGTTCCTGCTGGGGGTGCACATAATGAGCTGCTGGGCCCCCGTTATTACCCCGTGAACCTGAAGCATATGAGCTTTTGGGCAGTCACCAGCTTTTCACTGTCTGTAATCAGGCCTTGTAATCATGCACAGGCATTGTCTTTATTCAGTGGAGGAAGATGTACTTAAAGCCTGTACTTAAGCACCaatacaacaatttaaaaataatatattacaagtgaaagtcctgcatttaaaagtaaaagtatataagTGATTGACAAATgagtgtatattatataattggaTAATATTGTAAGTAGCATTTAATTGTTGTAGCTGGTCCAGCTggagcctttttctttttaactacATGCAGttagtttagtccagtggttcccagTCTGTGGGTCAGTTTGTTAGATGaggcaggaaagaaaaaaaaaaacacagttctGCTGCATAAAtctacattcatttattttctctaatcTTCACTTTTTGTGAAATAGTGGATCATTTTATCTCTTTTGGCCATCTGAGAAATTTTGTAAATCACCATTTGATGGAactgcaaattatttttaagCATCTAACTCTGTTTCTTTGTTGGGGATGAAATGTAgtcgagtagaagtataaaatagcataaaatataaatactcaagtaaagtacaggTACACCAGTATtgtaaatgtactcagttactAATGCAGTCATTATCCTTGAGTGaatgtctcctctctgtgtttgtggtATCCAGGCAGCCCCTCTGGCCACGCTATGGGAGCCGCAGGTGTCTACTACATCCTCGTGACCTCCATCCTTGCCATCATGACCAGTAAGAAGAAATTTGGAAACAAGAAATCCACCAACAAGGAATGGTGAGTGAGAAAGCTCATATTGTCCCCGTTCATGTCAGTGTTGTTAGCCATGTCTTCCACCAGAGCTTATCATTGTGGACACACTATCTGTTCTGTGCTCTGGTTGATCATTGACTCCTGAGAACTATTGGTTGGAAAGGGAAGATTATATGTGACGTCCAGGCAGCTGAAGTTCTCATGACCAGCTTGGAATAACTGTGTTAATTGTTATATTGCTTTAGAGAGTTGACTTGCTAAAGTAAGTTTGATTTAAATCTCGAGTGCTgcttttcaatataaaataatctaagttgtctgattttgttttttttgacagGTACCTGAAGGCTGTTTTGTGGACATTGTTTTGGGGAgtccaggtgtgtgtctgtctctccagggTTTTCATCGCAGCTCACTTCCCCCATCAGGTCATTGCTGGTGTGATCACAGGTCAGTGTGGAAGTCCGGATGAATACTAGTGCTGAGTAtcgtttaaaaaatgtaataggCCGTTTGTTCTTAGATTTAGGTACAAAAAGGATTTAATGCAGGAATCATTTGACGGGATGAGTTTCGATACTACTTGGAACTGGGTTATTTCGGTCGATACCTTAGACCAGACTACCTTGTAGCGCCTTGAGACTGCTTTTAgatttgaaaggcgctttataaatacaatttattattattattattattattattattattattattattattattattattattattattgtaagtATGGAGTACAGATACCTAGCCATATTGAATCCATTAGGACTAAACTAAGAACAACTGTAAACCCTGTGCTgttatgtaaacacacataataTTGACCTTGACATTTGAATGGATTCTAGGTATGATCGTAGCTGAAGCCTTCAACAGAACTCAGTGGATCTACAGCGCCAGCATGAAGAATTACTTCTACACAACTCTCTTCTTGACCTCCTTCGCTGTTGGTTTCTACCTGCTGCTCAAAGCTCTGGGTGTGGACCTGCTGTGGACCCTGGAGAAAGCCCAGAAGTGGTGCGTGAAGCCCGAGTGGGTCCACCTGGACTCCACGCCCTTCGCCAGCCTCCTGCGTAACATGGGCACCCTGTTCGGCCTGGGTCTCGGCCTGCACTCGCCCCTCTACACCGAGACCAAAAAGAGCAGCAGCACGTGGGTCAAAGCAGTGAGCGTCATCAGCACTCTGTTCCTGCTGCACCTGTTTGACTCCTTCAAGCCTCCTACGCACACCGCAGTCCTGTTCTACCTGCTGTCCTTCTGCAAGAGCGCCACCGTGCCTCTGGTCACCGTCAGCATCATCCCGTACTGCGTGAACGGAGCTCTGAGCCTGCAGAACAAAAAGGGAGTATGAGAAATGAACTTTTACAGACTGAAATGTAATGGAGGCTCTTCCGGATCAAAAAAACTTTCTTCTGGTGCTTCTTGACTTCATATGTCCAACTGGTCCTCAAGAGAAACCTATGAGATCTATGGGAAATTGTCCCTGGTGTGATTTGGACACTGACCTCTATGTGACACTAAGTGGGAGCACTAAGCAGGAGGCCCTGTGGCACTGACAAAGAACAATTCTGAATTTAGCAAAATATGATAATTACAATTGTTGAGTCCTGGAAAAGGAAAACCGAGTTAAACCTCACTTTAAAGACAATGACAGACACGTACAGCTTTCATATGGTATTTCAAGTATATaagtaatgtattttaaatgttatagaAAGTATTTTTGAATctgttttgaatatttttaataaaaaatatattgaaaatgtattaaatgacttggtttatattttactttactgaACTACTACTCAGCATTTATTGAGTCAATCTCATACAGTATAGCCTCCTCTCCCCAGTGGTggatatacattattattactacaatATAAACTATTgggatcttttacttaagtaataaaATATTCCATTACAAGCACTGCATTCAAACATTCTAAACAGTAACTCTTAATTGTCTagttgtcagataaatgtagtggtgttatgtaatgtaatgttatgtaatgtaatgttatgtaatatgTTAAAAGTACAATACTTTCCTCTGAAACACAGTAAGTTTAAACTAGCAGATAAAGGAAATACTCAAGAAGCccaaagtacctcaaaactgtacttaagaacagaacttgagtaaatgtacttagttacatgtATTTAATGGGAGACAAACTAAGGATTTACATGTTGATACTACAGCTCCCTTAAATTGGGGTTTAAAGGCTGTGAACAGGAAGTGCAGTGGTGGTTCTTTCCTAAAAACTAGCTATATTGTTTACAATTTTGTAATTAATACTATTAAAAGTAGCCAAATGATCTATTAGCAGAACCCGTTTGCAATATAGCCATTTATGTAAAGACACAAATTGAATTTA contains:
- the g6pc1a.2 gene encoding glucose-6-phosphatase catalytic subunit 1, yielding MNAIMDSMQGFGVSTTHSLQTNYKDAQGLFLWVSWAADLRNTFFIFFPLWFHLRSSVGIKLIWVAVIGDWLNLVFKWILFGERPYWWVHETAHYANTVRPHIEQYPMTCETGPGSPSGHAMGAAGVYYILVTSILAIMTSKKKFGNKKSTNKEWYLKAVLWTLFWGVQVCVCLSRVFIAAHFPHQVIAGVITGMIVAEAFNRTQWIYSASMKNYFYTTLFLTSFAVGFYLLLKALGVDLLWTLEKAQKWCVKPEWVHLDSTPFASLLRNMGTLFGLGLGLHSPLYTETKKSSSTWVKAVSVISTLFLLHLFDSFKPPTHTAVLFYLLSFCKSATVPLVTVSIIPYCVNGALSLQNKKGV